Proteins encoded in a region of the Thermococcus sp. genome:
- a CDS encoding helix-turn-helix domain-containing protein: MKNVKVLKALENGPKTVEEIAEETGIGPMEVRRYLLRFAESGKVESYQKDGKLYWKLKEKDELEEEFKYV; encoded by the coding sequence ATGAAGAACGTGAAGGTTCTCAAGGCCCTCGAAAATGGTCCGAAAACGGTGGAGGAAATAGCCGAAGAGACCGGTATCGGACCGATGGAGGTAAGGCGCTATTTGCTCCGCTTTGCCGAGAGCGGGAAGGTTGAGAGCTACCAGAAGGACGGAAAGCTATACTGGAAGCTGAAGGAGAAGGACGAGCTCGAAGAGGAGTTCAAGTACGTTTGA
- a CDS encoding Sjogren's syndrome/scleroderma autoantigen 1 family protein: MSISDEEIRKIIMPLMLSGAKMLDRHCPKCGSPLFEKDGKVFCPVCEHRKRQKANEMKGVEERLMEKLTELANSLPDDINELEKHLRVMELIINLLERYKQLEGGE; encoded by the coding sequence ATGTCAATCAGCGACGAGGAGATCAGGAAGATTATAATGCCCCTCATGCTCTCTGGCGCCAAGATGCTCGACAGACACTGCCCCAAGTGTGGTTCACCTCTCTTCGAAAAGGACGGAAAAGTCTTCTGTCCCGTTTGCGAGCACAGGAAGAGGCAGAAAGCCAACGAGATGAAGGGAGTAGAAGAGAGGCTGATGGAGAAGCTCACCGAGCTTGCCAACTCACTACCGGATGACATCAACGAGCTTGAGAAACACTTAAGGGTAATGGAGCTCATAATAAACCTGTTGGAACGCTATAAACAGCTGGAGGGAGGGGAATGA
- a CDS encoding arginase family protein, translating into MVTFIPFGEKPNREGVLYALQLLKRNKLIDDYVIVEASRVELLPDRVPQDSSYIIGEHLATYGIIEKLRPKALISVDAHTDLMHDYLDHGSWLAYALERRLVDRAVVMAPVLMIPTTERTQLWTRRVKVYPATLRSRKMRGKWRAYKNFQTNSVEEIIDEAKKYLGEEVYLTVDMDVLRPEYKIARFQHGELTLEQLLEILEAIKENFRIVAFDIAEISDRLRRSRLGKKALFEVFQLLVG; encoded by the coding sequence ATGGTTACTTTCATCCCCTTTGGTGAGAAGCCAAATCGAGAGGGAGTGCTGTATGCGCTCCAGCTTTTAAAGAGGAACAAGCTGATTGATGATTACGTCATAGTTGAAGCCAGCAGGGTTGAGCTACTTCCGGACAGGGTTCCTCAAGATAGCTCATACATAATCGGCGAACACCTTGCCACATACGGGATAATTGAGAAGTTGAGGCCCAAAGCTCTAATCAGCGTTGATGCCCACACGGATTTGATGCACGACTACCTCGACCACGGTTCCTGGCTTGCTTACGCCCTAGAGCGAAGGCTCGTTGATAGGGCAGTCGTTATGGCGCCAGTCCTTATGATTCCGACAACCGAGAGAACCCAGCTCTGGACGAGGCGTGTCAAAGTCTATCCGGCAACGCTCAGGAGCAGAAAAATGAGAGGTAAGTGGAGGGCATATAAGAACTTCCAGACGAACTCCGTTGAGGAGATAATCGATGAAGCAAAGAAGTATCTCGGCGAGGAGGTTTACTTAACCGTTGATATGGACGTTCTAAGGCCTGAATACAAAATAGCCCGATTCCAGCACGGTGAACTCACCCTTGAACAGCTCCTGGAAATCCTAGAGGCTATAAAAGAGAACTTCCGGATTGTGGCATTTGACATAGCTGAAATCTCGGATAGACTCAGACGCTCAAGGCTCGGAAAGAAGGCCCTCTTCGAGGTATTTCAGCTCCTAGTGGGGTGA
- the hxlAB gene encoding bifunctional 3-hexulose-6-phosphate synthase/6-phospho-3-hexuloisomerase, with protein sequence MILQVALDLTDIEQAISIAEKAARGGAHWLEVGTPLIKKEGMRAVELLKRRFPDRKIVADLKTMDTGALEVEMAARHGADVVSILGVADDKTIKDAVEVARRYGIRVMVDLIGVKDKVKRAKELEKMGVHYILVHTGIDEQAQGKSPLQDLGEVVKAVKVPVAVAGGLNLETIPKVIELGATIIIVGSAITKAKDPEKVTRQIIDLFWGEYMQTIRKAMKDIVEHVNNVADSLKLEQVRGFVDAMIGANKIFIYGAGRSGLVGKAFAMRLMHLDFNVYVVGETITPAFEQGDLLIAISGSGETTSIVDAAKIAKKQGGKVVAITSYANSTLGKLADVVVEIPGRTKANIPTDYIARQMLTKYKWIAPMGTLFEDSTMVFLDGIIALLMATFQKTEKDMKKKHATLE encoded by the coding sequence ATGATACTTCAGGTTGCCCTTGATTTAACTGACATTGAGCAGGCCATTTCTATAGCCGAGAAGGCCGCTCGTGGTGGCGCTCACTGGCTTGAGGTAGGAACGCCCCTCATTAAGAAAGAGGGCATGCGCGCGGTTGAGCTTCTCAAGAGGCGCTTCCCGGACAGGAAAATCGTTGCCGACCTCAAGACCATGGACACCGGTGCCCTTGAAGTCGAGATGGCGGCGAGGCATGGAGCTGATGTCGTTTCCATCCTCGGCGTTGCGGACGACAAGACGATAAAGGACGCCGTTGAAGTTGCGAGGAGGTATGGAATCAGGGTCATGGTTGACCTTATAGGGGTCAAAGACAAGGTCAAGAGGGCAAAAGAGCTCGAGAAGATGGGCGTCCACTATATACTCGTCCACACTGGTATAGACGAGCAGGCCCAGGGTAAGAGTCCTCTCCAGGACCTTGGGGAGGTTGTTAAGGCCGTTAAAGTTCCCGTTGCTGTTGCAGGTGGCCTAAACCTTGAGACGATTCCGAAGGTCATAGAGCTCGGCGCGACGATAATAATCGTTGGAAGCGCGATAACTAAGGCAAAGGACCCCGAGAAAGTTACGAGGCAGATAATCGACCTCTTCTGGGGCGAATACATGCAGACCATTAGAAAAGCTATGAAGGATATTGTTGAGCACGTCAATAACGTCGCCGACAGCCTCAAGCTTGAGCAGGTCAGGGGCTTCGTGGATGCGATGATTGGGGCGAATAAGATATTCATCTACGGTGCCGGGAGGAGCGGTCTCGTTGGCAAGGCATTCGCGATGAGGCTCATGCACCTTGACTTCAACGTCTACGTCGTCGGTGAGACGATAACTCCTGCCTTCGAGCAGGGGGACTTGCTCATAGCCATCAGCGGTTCAGGTGAGACAACAAGCATAGTCGATGCGGCTAAGATAGCGAAGAAGCAGGGTGGAAAAGTTGTTGCGATAACGTCTTACGCCAACTCTACCCTTGGTAAACTAGCCGATGTTGTCGTCGAGATTCCTGGAAGGACAAAAGCCAACATCCCAACAGACTACATAGCTAGGCAGATGCTCACCAAGTACAAGTGGATTGCCCCGATGGGAACTCTCTTCGAGGACTCGACAATGGTGTTCCTCGATGGAATAATAGCCCTCCTCATGGCGACGTTCCAGAAGACCGAAAAGGATATGAAGAAGAAGCACGCGACCCTCGAATGA
- a CDS encoding TIGR02253 family HAD-type hydrolase codes for MKAVLFDVDGTLLTEMPLIQLFLPRVYDELSKRLGITKEEARNRFLNEIMARKDTYDWHDWNFFFELFGVNLKYEDLLREYPHKLHVYPDVRPTLEWLRERGYSLAVVTSGPSYQRLKLQLTGLEGYFDAIVTREDVKAIKPEPRIFLHALEKLGVSPGEALYVGDSLSQDVYGAKHVGMTAVWINREGADGYHMADYEIRTLHELRKILEGLE; via the coding sequence ATGAAGGCGGTGCTGTTTGACGTCGATGGAACCCTACTCACTGAGATGCCCCTGATTCAGCTCTTCCTTCCCCGGGTCTACGATGAGCTTTCAAAGAGGCTCGGCATCACAAAGGAGGAAGCGAGAAACCGCTTTTTGAACGAAATCATGGCAAGGAAGGACACCTATGACTGGCACGACTGGAACTTTTTCTTCGAGCTCTTCGGTGTGAACCTGAAATACGAGGACCTCCTTAGGGAATACCCCCACAAGCTTCATGTATACCCTGACGTTCGTCCAACCCTGGAGTGGCTCAGGGAAAGGGGTTACAGCCTCGCGGTGGTTACCAGCGGGCCCTCCTACCAGAGGCTCAAGCTCCAGCTTACGGGTCTTGAGGGATATTTCGATGCAATCGTCACGAGGGAGGACGTCAAGGCAATCAAACCCGAGCCTAGGATTTTTCTCCACGCCCTTGAAAAACTTGGTGTTAGCCCTGGAGAGGCACTCTACGTCGGTGACTCCCTCAGCCAGGACGTTTACGGGGCAAAGCACGTTGGGATGACGGCCGTCTGGATTAACCGGGAAGGAGCGGACGGCTACCATATGGCTGATTACGAGATTAGGACCCTTCATGAGCTTAGAAAAATACTGGAGGGGTTGGAATGA
- a CDS encoding DUF4392 domain-containing protein — MIAHLINTDAGKRGVLKLYLDYRRRNFNFLHNSAKLFLDNYGKVLIVTGFPIPPDNIPETDGPPGALALYRAINELGGDAEILTQEEVILAMMPFQKALSLKFAREPDVSSYDLVIFIETPGRAKDGNHYSMFGLPVGGETFDWVAEEARAYGVPTIGIGDGGNEIGMGKVRDLVVKHVPYGEKIASVVETDELILSAVSNWGAYGLIAQASLELGRNLLPDWEEAFVVRILVENGLIDGVSKRGEISVDGIPIEVHRAFIDAIFKLVEMSL; from the coding sequence ATGATTGCCCACCTAATCAACACCGATGCGGGTAAAAGGGGCGTCCTCAAGCTCTACCTCGACTACCGGCGGAGAAATTTTAATTTTTTACATAATTCTGCAAAGCTGTTTTTAGACAATTATGGGAAAGTGTTAATCGTTACTGGCTTTCCGATTCCTCCAGACAACATTCCGGAAACGGATGGTCCACCCGGGGCTCTCGCACTTTACAGGGCAATAAACGAGCTCGGGGGAGATGCCGAGATTCTAACGCAGGAGGAAGTGATTCTGGCAATGATGCCCTTTCAGAAGGCCCTCTCGTTAAAGTTTGCGCGAGAGCCCGACGTCTCTTCCTACGATTTGGTCATCTTCATTGAGACCCCGGGTAGGGCAAAGGATGGCAACCATTATTCAATGTTTGGACTTCCAGTGGGGGGAGAGACCTTTGACTGGGTGGCGGAAGAGGCCAGAGCCTACGGTGTTCCCACGATTGGAATAGGCGATGGGGGCAACGAGATTGGCATGGGTAAGGTCAGGGACCTGGTAGTTAAGCACGTCCCCTATGGTGAGAAGATAGCGAGCGTCGTTGAGACCGATGAGCTGATTCTCTCGGCGGTTTCCAACTGGGGTGCCTACGGCCTAATCGCTCAGGCCTCGCTGGAACTTGGGCGGAACCTGTTGCCTGACTGGGAGGAGGCGTTTGTCGTTAGGATTCTCGTTGAGAACGGCCTTATAGACGGGGTAAGCAAAAGGGGAGAAATCAGCGTCGACGGTATTCCGATTGAAGTGCACAGGGCTTTTATTGACGCTATATTTAAACTTGTTGAAATGTCCCTGTGA